The Solanum pennellii chromosome 11, SPENNV200 genome contains a region encoding:
- the LOC107003525 gene encoding uncharacterized protein LOC107003525, with translation MIFQDGFYSYNFKMVSWGEIDFGPPPKYIGGHVTEFLDVDVDRTSYFELRDYIKKLGYTIDCDFFIKWDGLLVLVDNDKVIFDLFNMVNDGDTVKVYVFHGVSEANQAPLELEFVPHVTESGVGEESFNETSNPNNQPPTSTFPSIPTTGPSETSSTPFEAQSSTVPPPSPSIVPPPSSDYPIIDDDPTDDEVEDESGSEGDTSEDTEVDSDVHQEYVDIRATKRHFKRSQRRSRGTTSDQINVNEKGPDIGYDETNNGIRESLVGKLGGDEPYYLSDEVPGFEIDDETGWGDGEEVDQVVHKPVRRKKTPNRVVFDTTAEKIVWELGLVFGTVEEFRVAVTRYAIQEHIQIEKYVNEPGRVRVRCCKESCPWLLCASKDKTSGDFIVKTYNPIHKCLTSTHNYLCNSKFLATKYKERITQQPNISIVLLQDIIRKELDINVGRTTVRRARTRVLQEIMGDHIVEYGRIFDYRDEILRSNPGSTCVVKVGEDSETGQKIFEGFYVCFNALKKAFFGGARRLIGFDGCFLKGVCKGQLLVAVCRDGNNQMLPIAWAVVEVENQYTWTWFLELVKNDLELGEGHQLSIISDMQKGLEIAVDTLLPLVEHRKCARHVLANWSKNWKGVERRRVFWRIAKSTFEAEMKDNIETMRKLGQEGLDNLLWYNLNTWCKKYFEEYSKCDVVDNNMAESFNAWIVSARYKTIITMLEEIRVKMMKRIGDLREFSNTWITDISPMSLKILQENIQKSMQCNLTWNGERGFEIKHHGFTHTVDIVNRRCSCRSWQLRGIPCPHGVAALHYKNLEPIHYVASCYSKETYLSTYAHFIQPMNNMKMWSTSNNPIVKPPKIRKLPGRPVKVRRKEADESRKTGKLSKRGAVMTCSKCGTQGHNKRGCPTRNQVDPTQSTEPVSQARSTGPSQSSESSSHTQATESGRGKGTGRATRGRATRGRASGRDVPAQSHENVTNTETVNGRGRGRGTGRGAGSGREMAQERNVNEGLSRGRGMTQHSQTSSEANYSRGGLGRGKRPVEHEDTSGGQTRPFKRPRMVGVGIYQAKDGFTTLNPGLPSRRVINTGTKVTKRADVVTGDIGYTPVRGFKWKGKTTITSSNLERMRAEKVIQTRSVAAANAANSQGQTTSSRKTSVPWK, from the exons aTGATTTTTCAGGATGGCTTTTACTCTTATAACTTTAAGATGGTATCATGGGGGGAAATAGATTTTGGTCCACCACCTAAATATATTGGGGGGCATGTGACAGAATTCTTAGATGTAGATGTTGATAGGACGTcttattttgagttgagggaCTACATAAAGAAACTAGGATATACAATAGATTGTGATTTTTTCATCAAGTGGGATGGGTTATTGGTCCTTGTTGATAATGATAAGGTTATATTTGACCTTTTCAATATGGTGAATGATGGGGATACAGTGAAGGTGTATGTTTTTCATGGGGTTAGTGAAGCTAATCAGGCCCCACTTGAATTGGAGTTTGTCCCCCATGTGACTGAAAGTGGGGTAGGTGAGGAATCTTTTAATGAGACTTCTAACCCTAATAATCAGCCTCCTACTTCTACTTTTCCTTCCATCCCTACAACTGGTCCTTCTGAAACTTCCAGCACTCCATTTGAAGCTCAGTCTTCTACTGTGCCTCCACCATCTCCTTCTATTGTGCCTCCTCCTTCATCTGATTATCCTATAATAGATGATGATCCAACTGATGATGAAGTGGAAGATGAATCAGGATCTGAAGGGGATACTAGTGAAGATACTGAGGTTGACAGTGATGTTCATCAAGAGTATGTAGATATAAGGGCAACCAAGAGGCATTTCAAAAGGTCACAAAGGAGAAGTAGGGGAACTACTTCAGATCAGATTAATGTTAATGAGAAAGGTCCAGATATAGGGTATGATGAGACAAATAATGGTATTAGGGAAAGCTTAGTTGGTAAGCTAGGAGGTGATGAACCTTATTATCTAAGTGATGAAGTTCCTGGCTTTGAAATAGATGATGAAACAGGTTGGGGAGATGGTGAAGAGGTTGATCAAGTAGTGCATAAACCTGTTAGGAGGAAGAAAACCCCAAATAGAGTTGTGTTTGATACAACTGCTGAAAAGATTGTTTGGGAATTAGGACTGGTTTTTGGAACTGTTGAAGAATTTAGAGTGGCAGTGACAAGATATGCAATCCAAGAAcatattcaaattgaaaaatatgtaaatgaGCCTGGCAGAGTTAGAGTGAGATGTTGTAAAGAGAGTTGTCCTTGGTTGTTGTGTGCAAGTAAGGATAAAACTAGTGGAGATTTCATTGTTAAAACATACAACCCTATCCATAAATGTTTGACATCAACTCATAACTACCTGTGCAACTCAAAGTTTTTGGCCAccaaatacaaagaaagaatAACTCAACAGCCAAACATCAGCATTGTCTTGTTGCAGGACATTATTAGAAAGGAGTTGGATATTAATGTTGGTAGGACAACAGTGAGAAGAGCTAGGACTAGAGTGTTACAAGAGATCATGGGTGATCACATTGTGGAGTATGGTAGGATTTTTGATTATAGAGATGAAATATTAAGGAGTAATCCAGGTAGTACTTGTGTAGTGAAGGTTGGAGAAGATTCTGAAACTGGGCAGAAAATTTTTGAAGGATTTTATGTTTGCTTCAATGCTTTAAAGAAAGCATTTTTTGGAGGTGCTAGAAGGTTGATTGGTTTTGATGGGTGTTTTCTCAAAGGTGTGTGTAAAGGCCAGTTGTTAGTGGCAGTTTGTAGAGATGGAAACAACCAAATGCTCCCTATTGCTTGGGCAGTTGTTGAGGTTGAGAATCAGTATACCTGGACATGGTTTCTTGAACTAGTGAAGAATGATCTTGAACTTGGAGAAGGGCATCAACTATCCATCATTAGTGATATGCAAAAG GGACTAGAAATTGCTGTGGATACTTTATTGCCACTTGTTGAACATAGAAAATGTGCAAGACATGTTCTTGCAAATTGGTCAAAAAATTGGAAAGGAGTTGAAAGAAGAAGAGTGTTTTGGAGGATTGCTAAATCCACATTTGAAGCTGAGATGAAGGACAATATAGAGACAATGAGGAAATTAGGACAAGAAGGTTTAGATAATCTTTTATGGTACAATTTGAATACATGGTGcaagaaatattttgaagaatatagCAAATGTGATGTTGTGGACAACAATATGGCAGAAAGCTTTAATGCTTGGATAGTGTCTGCAAGGTATAAAACCATCATTACAATGCTTGAGGAGATAAGGGTGAAGATGATGAAAAGAATTGGTGATTTGAGAGAGTTCTCAAACACTTGGATCACTGATATATCTCCTATGTCTTTGAAGATTTTGcaagaaaacattcaaaagtCTATGCAATGTAACTTGACTTGGAATGGAGAAAGAGGTTTTGAGATTAAACACCATGGGTTTACACACACTGTGGACATTGTTAATAGGAGGTGTAGTTGCAGATCCTGGCAGCTTAGGGGAATTCCTTGTCCTCATGGTGTTGCTGCCCTTCATTACAAAAACTTGGAACCAATCCATTATGTGGCTAGCTGTTATAGCAAGGAAACCTACCTCAGCACATATGCCCATTTTATTCAGCCAATGAATAACATGAAAATGTGGTCAACCTCAAATAATCCAATTGTAAAGCCACCAAAGATCAGAAAGTTGCCTGGAAGACCAGTTAAGGTTAGAAGAAAGGAAGCAGATGAAAGCAGAAAAACTGGAAAGTTGAGCAAAAGAGGTGCTGTAATGACTTGTAGCAAATGTGGCACACAAGGACACAATAAAAGAGGATGTCCTACAAGAAACCAAGTTGATCCAACTCAATCAACTGAACCAGTTTCTCAGGCAAGAAGTACTGGTCCAAGTCAGTCATCTGAATCATCTTCTCATACACAG GCTACTGAAAGTGGTAGAGGAAAAGGCACAGGAAGAGCAACAAGAGGAAGAGCAACAAGAGGAAGAGCAAGTGGCAGAGATGTTCCAGCTCAATCACATGAAAATGTTACAAACACAGAG ACTGTAAATGGTAGAGGTAGAGGTAGAGGTACAGGTAGAGGAGCAGGATCAGGAAGAGAAATGGCTCAAGAAAGAAATGTGAATGAAGGACTAAGTAGAGGAAGAGGAATGACTCAACATAGTCAAACTAGTTCAGAAGCAAACTACAGTAGAGGAGGCCTAGGAAGAGGGAAGAGACCAGTAGAACATGAAGACACTAGTGGAGGACAAACAAGACCTTTTAAAAGGCCAAGAATGGTAGGTGTTGGCATATACCAAGCTAAAGATGGATTTACAACTCTCAAT CCTGGATTGCCAAGTAGAAGAGTCATCAATACTGGTACAAAAGTTACAAAGAGGGCTGATGTTGTCACTGGTGATATTGGCTACACACCAGTACGTGGATTCAAATGGAAGGGGAAGACAACTATTACAAGTAGCAACCTGGAAAGAATGAGGGCTGAAAAGGTTATCCAAACTAGGTCTGTAGCTGCTGCTAATGCTGCTAATAGCCAAGGCCAAACAACTTCAAGTAGAAAAACTTCTGTGCCATGGAAGTAG
- the LOC107003333 gene encoding SHUGOSHIN 2 isoform X2, translated as MKGDRMAKRSSLGSIVRKRLSDITNSLPQTQQKSPIDVDKVSPDVSSMKDYINHLAKENVALVKIVQEKNKIIELSGLELQKMRIHLQKMQLQNWNLAQSNSHMLAELNLSRDKMKSLQHELVCKEVLLKSRKLEEEQEQQKDKPTNDLQDEEFMDIDSQLNKHSKPQNGNRRQRATRSQSMGHSTTSQQAAEKEAAENKRRCLRRKSTNSKIQQPEPAAEDLFELEGLAVPFNSPVHIDGFVPSPLSGVEEVKHDKENVAQLSRRSSIGRPSRKAAEKVQSYKEIPVNIKMRRAA; from the exons ATGAAAGGGGATAGAATGGCAAAAAGATCATCTCTTGGAAGCATTGTGAGGAAGAGGTTATCAGATATAACAAATTCTCTTCCACAAACACAGCAAAAATCTCCTATTGATGTCGATAAGGTTTCGCCTGATGTTTCTTCAATGAAGGACTACATTAATCATCTTGCCAAA GAAAATGTTGCATTGGTGAAAATTGTTCAAGAAAAGAA CAAGATTATAGAGCTGAGTGGACTTGAGCTTCAAAAAATGAGGATTCATCTTCAAAAAATGCAGTTACAGAACTGGAATCTTGCTCAAtcgaatagtcatatgttggcG GAACTCAATTTGAGCAGAGATAAG ATGAAATCGCTACAACATGAGCTGGTTTGCAAAGAAGTACTACTTAAATCGCGGAAGTTAGAAGAG gaacaagaacaacaaaagGACAAGCCAACTAATGACTTGCAG GATGAAGAGTTTATGGATATTGACTCTCAATTGAACAAACATAGCAAGCCTCAAAACGGTAACAGACGCCAGCGTGCTACAAGAAGTCAAT CTATGGGCCATTCAACAACTTCTCAACAAGCTGCAGAAAAAGAAGCAGCAGAAAACAAAAG GCGATGTTTGAGAAGGAAGTCTACTAATTCCAAAATCCAACAGCCAGAACCAGCAGCAGAGGACTTGTTTGAATTAGAAGGCCTTGCTGTACCCTTTAACAGCCCAGTTCACATCGATGGTTTTGTTCCATCGCCTTTATCTGGCGTTGAGGAAGTGAAACATGACAAGGAAAATGTAGCTCAACTTTCACGAAGGTCTTCTATTGGAAGACCATCGCGTAAAGCAGCTGAAAAGGTCCAGTCCTACAAAGAGATTCCAGTTAACATCAAAATGAGAAGAGCTGCATGA
- the LOC107003333 gene encoding SHUGOSHIN 2 isoform X1: MKGDRMAKRSSLGSIVRKRLSDITNSLPQTQQKSPIDVDKVSPDVSSMKDYINHLAKENVALVKIVQEKNKIIELSGLELQKMRIHLQKMQLQNWNLAQSNSHMLAELNLSRDKMKSLQHELVCKEVLLKSRKLEELQEQEQQKDKPTNDLQDEEFMDIDSQLNKHSKPQNGNRRQRATRSQSMGHSTTSQQAAEKEAAENKRRCLRRKSTNSKIQQPEPAAEDLFELEGLAVPFNSPVHIDGFVPSPLSGVEEVKHDKENVAQLSRRSSIGRPSRKAAEKVQSYKEIPVNIKMRRAA; encoded by the exons ATGAAAGGGGATAGAATGGCAAAAAGATCATCTCTTGGAAGCATTGTGAGGAAGAGGTTATCAGATATAACAAATTCTCTTCCACAAACACAGCAAAAATCTCCTATTGATGTCGATAAGGTTTCGCCTGATGTTTCTTCAATGAAGGACTACATTAATCATCTTGCCAAA GAAAATGTTGCATTGGTGAAAATTGTTCAAGAAAAGAA CAAGATTATAGAGCTGAGTGGACTTGAGCTTCAAAAAATGAGGATTCATCTTCAAAAAATGCAGTTACAGAACTGGAATCTTGCTCAAtcgaatagtcatatgttggcG GAACTCAATTTGAGCAGAGATAAG ATGAAATCGCTACAACATGAGCTGGTTTGCAAAGAAGTACTACTTAAATCGCGGAAGTTAGAAGAG TTGCAGgaacaagaacaacaaaagGACAAGCCAACTAATGACTTGCAG GATGAAGAGTTTATGGATATTGACTCTCAATTGAACAAACATAGCAAGCCTCAAAACGGTAACAGACGCCAGCGTGCTACAAGAAGTCAAT CTATGGGCCATTCAACAACTTCTCAACAAGCTGCAGAAAAAGAAGCAGCAGAAAACAAAAG GCGATGTTTGAGAAGGAAGTCTACTAATTCCAAAATCCAACAGCCAGAACCAGCAGCAGAGGACTTGTTTGAATTAGAAGGCCTTGCTGTACCCTTTAACAGCCCAGTTCACATCGATGGTTTTGTTCCATCGCCTTTATCTGGCGTTGAGGAAGTGAAACATGACAAGGAAAATGTAGCTCAACTTTCACGAAGGTCTTCTATTGGAAGACCATCGCGTAAAGCAGCTGAAAAGGTCCAGTCCTACAAAGAGATTCCAGTTAACATCAAAATGAGAAGAGCTGCATGA